CACACTGATCGACCGGGACCAGCGGTTGAACCTGACCATGGGCGACGGCACCCAGCAGACTTCTCAGTTCATCACCGGGCAGGGTGTCGAACTGCAGCAGCTGCTGCAGACCAAGTTCGACGAGGGCCAGTTGAAGGACGGCTACAACGTCGAGGTGCCGCAGGAGAGCCTGCTCGTCACCTTGCTGGTGTCATTCCTGCCGATTCTGTTGATTCTGTTCCTGCTGTTCTTCTTCCTCAACCAGATGCAGGGCGGCGGCGGGCGCCTCATGTCCTTCGGCAAGTCCAAGGCGAAGATCGTCAGTAAGGACATGCCCAAGACCACATTCGCCGATGTGGCCGGAGCTGACGAGGCCGTCGAGGAACTGCAGGAGATCAAGGAGTTCCTCGAAGATCCCAGCAAGTTCACGGCGGTCGGCGCCAAGATTCCCAAAGGCGTGCTGTTGTACGGCCCCCCCGGAACCGGCAAGACCCTGCTGGCCCGCGCGGTCGCCGGGGAGGCCGGCGTGCCGTTCTTCTCCATCTCCGGGTCGGACTTCGTGGAGATGTTCGTCGGCGTCGGCGCTTCCCGGGTCCGCGATCTGTTCGAGCAGGCCAAGAACAATGCCCCCGCCATCATCTTCGTCGACGAGATCGATGCTGTTGGTCGGCATCGAGGTGCGGGACTCGGCGGTGGCCATGACGAGCGGGAGCAGACCCTCAACCAGATGCTCGTCGAGATGGACGGCTTCGACGTCACCGGCGGTGTGATCCTCATCGCCGCGACCAACCGACCCGACATCCTCGACCCCGCCCTGCTGCGCCCGGGCCGGTTCGATCGTCAGATCGCGGTCGAATCCCCGGACCTCAAGGGTCGCGAAGCGATTCTCAAGGTCCACTCGACCGGCAAACCCCTGGCGCCGGACGTCGACCTCGAGAGCATCGCGAAGCGTTCGCCGGGCTTCACCGGCGCCGATCTAGCCAATGTGCTGAACGAGGCAGCCCTGCTGACAGCCCGCAACGGCGACAAGCTCATCACCAACAAGGCTCTCGACGAGGCTATCGATCGGGTGATCGCCGGTCCCCAGAAGCGCACCAGGGTCATGGACGAACACGAGCGCAAGATCACGGCCTACCACGAAGGAGGCCACGCCATCGTGGCCGCCGCGTTGCCTGGCAATGACCCCGTGCACAAGATCACGATCCTGCCGCGCGGACGGGCCTTGGGATACACGATGGTCTTGCCCGATCAGGAGAAGTACTCCCGGACTCGCTCGGAGATGCTCAACCAGTTGGCCTACATGCTGGGCGGTCGCGCTGCCGAAGAACTCGTGTTCCACGACCCGACCACCGGGGCGGCGAACGACATCGAGAAAGCCACCAGTCTGGCTCGGGCCATGGTCACCCAGTACGGCATGACCGAGCGGCTCGGTGCGATCAAGTACGGCCAGGAGCAAGGAGAGGTGTTCCTGGGACGCGACATGGGCCATTCCCGTGACTACTCCGAGGACGTTGCCGGCGCCATCGACGAAGAGGTCCGCACGCTCATCGAGGCCGCGCACCAGGAAGCCTTCGACATCCTGGTCACCAACCGGGATGTGCTCGATCATCTGGTCCTGGAGCTGCTCGAAAAGGAGACCCTGAACAAGTCGGAGGTCGAGCAGATCTTCTCCGCACTGGACCTCAACGATGTCCGGCCCGCCTGGACGGGCTCGGCTCGGCGCGCTCCGTCGGATCGCCCGCCGGTGTTGACCCCCAAGGAGGTCGCCGGCCTCAACGGTCATGGCTCAGCCAACGGTTCCGGCAACGGCAGCCGGGGTGGCGCCGACGTCGATGTCAGTGATGGTGCGTCCACGGGAGCGGCAACCACATCCGGCACGGCTCCCGGTGATTCCGGCCCGTGGGATCCCCCGGCCGGCGAGTCACCGATCGGTCGATGACCGGTCCCCAAGAGTTCCCGCGACTTGACCAGATCGGCCCGGTGGCGGACT
The DNA window shown above is from Candidatus Nanopelagicales bacterium and carries:
- the ftsH gene encoding ATP-dependent zinc metalloprotease FtsH — its product is MDLKRIARGPVLWILLALVLLLVATSVMSDLRGPTEVPTSQAVQSIQDNQVAQATLIDRDQRLNLTMGDGTQQTSQFITGQGVELQQLLQTKFDEGQLKDGYNVEVPQESLLVTLLVSFLPILLILFLLFFFLNQMQGGGGRLMSFGKSKAKIVSKDMPKTTFADVAGADEAVEELQEIKEFLEDPSKFTAVGAKIPKGVLLYGPPGTGKTLLARAVAGEAGVPFFSISGSDFVEMFVGVGASRVRDLFEQAKNNAPAIIFVDEIDAVGRHRGAGLGGGHDEREQTLNQMLVEMDGFDVTGGVILIAATNRPDILDPALLRPGRFDRQIAVESPDLKGREAILKVHSTGKPLAPDVDLESIAKRSPGFTGADLANVLNEAALLTARNGDKLITNKALDEAIDRVIAGPQKRTRVMDEHERKITAYHEGGHAIVAAALPGNDPVHKITILPRGRALGYTMVLPDQEKYSRTRSEMLNQLAYMLGGRAAEELVFHDPTTGAANDIEKATSLARAMVTQYGMTERLGAIKYGQEQGEVFLGRDMGHSRDYSEDVAGAIDEEVRTLIEAAHQEAFDILVTNRDVLDHLVLELLEKETLNKSEVEQIFSALDLNDVRPAWTGSARRAPSDRPPVLTPKEVAGLNGHGSANGSGNGSRGGADVDVSDGASTGAATTSGTAPGDSGPWDPPAGESPIGR